In the Victivallis sp. Marseille-Q1083 genome, one interval contains:
- a CDS encoding CorA family divalent cation transporter has translation MEKQAAIGRRPSRAQVDEIIEFSGEDVLSREWQGAETLAEPVAEGVIQLVRIGFRTFYSQQNQFLQGLKMRESTIMHLAVANRRSLFKDSDDYLVFTLRYPLFDRSRNSFIINSASLLIFPRRIVLIEPNTPSSIFETVIGELTEPAGVPVRRRSLAGIALHLINAVVGVYSSSLEEFGNVLNHFEEEVIGSNGRKVLAMMALVRRQNIFLQQTILPLKEMTFELQHADSTLIDPELYSCLHSVSEHILQIIDSAGMLSQINAGLIDIYSSAQANRMNDIMRLLTIFSVLAIPLTVVSGFYGMNFVHIPGLHRQYGVLWALGAMVVWIIGLIWYFRRKKLF, from the coding sequence ATGGAAAAACAAGCGGCGATCGGCCGTCGGCCTTCACGGGCGCAAGTCGATGAAATTATAGAATTTTCCGGTGAGGATGTCCTTTCCCGGGAATGGCAGGGGGCGGAAACGCTGGCTGAGCCGGTCGCGGAAGGGGTCATTCAGTTGGTCCGGATCGGCTTTCGCACGTTTTACAGCCAGCAGAATCAATTCCTGCAGGGGTTGAAAATGCGGGAATCGACGATCATGCACCTGGCGGTGGCCAACCGGCGGTCGCTGTTCAAGGACAGCGACGATTATTTGGTTTTCACGCTGCGTTACCCGTTGTTCGATCGCAGCCGGAACTCCTTTATCATCAATTCCGCCTCGTTGTTGATTTTTCCCCGACGGATTGTGCTGATTGAGCCGAATACGCCGAGCAGCATTTTCGAGACGGTCATCGGCGAGCTGACCGAACCGGCCGGGGTGCCGGTGCGCCGGCGGAGCCTGGCCGGCATCGCGCTGCATTTGATCAACGCGGTCGTCGGCGTATATTCCTCTTCGCTGGAGGAGTTCGGCAATGTGCTGAATCACTTCGAAGAAGAGGTCATCGGCAGCAACGGCAGAAAAGTGCTGGCGATGATGGCGCTGGTGCGCCGCCAGAATATCTTCCTGCAGCAGACAATCCTGCCGTTGAAGGAGATGACCTTCGAACTGCAGCATGCCGATTCGACGCTGATTGATCCGGAACTGTACAGCTGCCTGCACAGCGTCAGCGAGCATATCCTCCAGATCATCGACAGCGCCGGGATGCTCAGTCAGATCAATGCCGGATTGATCGATATCTACTCCAGCGCTCAGGCCAACCGGATGAACGACATCATGCGGTTGTTGACGATTTTTTCGGTGCTGGCGATTCCGCTGACGGTAGTCTCCGGTTTTTATGGGATGAATTTTGTCCATATTCCGGGATTGCACCGGCAGTATGGCGTACTGTGGGCGCTGGGGGCGATGGTGGTCTGGATCATCGGATTGATCTGGTATTTCCGGCGAAAGAAACTGTTTTGA
- the tuf gene encoding elongation factor Tu, translating to MAKEKFERTKPHVNIGTIGHVDHGKTTLTAAITMVLNKKYGSGIIKKYDEIDNAPEERERGITINTSHVEYETANRHYAHVDCPGHADYVKNMITGAAQMDGAILVIAATDGPMAQTREHVLLARQVGVPALVVFMNKVDQLDDPELLELVEMEIRELLSSYEFPGDDIPIIKGSALKAVEAEGNPDDPACACILELMEAVDSYIPEPKRDIDLPFLMPIEDVFSIEGRGTVVTGRVERGVIKVNDEVEIIGIRPTTKTTVTGIEMFRKLLEEGRAGDNIGCLLRGTKKTDVERGQVLAKPGSITPHTKFKAEIYVLSKEEGGRHTPFFNNYRPQFYFRTTDVTGIITLPEGTEMVMPGDNTSIIVELIAPIAMEKSLRFAIREGGRTVASGRVSDIIE from the coding sequence ATGGCTAAAGAAAAATTCGAAAGAACAAAGCCGCACGTGAACATCGGCACGATCGGCCACGTGGACCACGGCAAGACGACGCTCACCGCGGCGATTACCATGGTTCTGAACAAGAAATACGGTTCCGGCATCATCAAGAAATATGATGAGATCGACAACGCGCCGGAAGAGCGCGAACGCGGCATCACGATCAATACTTCGCACGTCGAGTACGAGACGGCCAACCGCCATTATGCCCACGTCGACTGCCCGGGCCATGCTGACTATGTTAAGAACATGATCACCGGTGCGGCCCAGATGGACGGCGCCATCCTGGTGATCGCCGCGACCGACGGCCCGATGGCTCAGACTCGCGAGCACGTGCTGCTGGCCCGTCAGGTCGGTGTGCCGGCGCTGGTGGTTTTCATGAACAAAGTCGACCAGCTGGACGATCCGGAATTGCTCGAGCTGGTGGAAATGGAAATCCGCGAGCTGTTGAGCTCCTATGAATTTCCGGGCGATGATATTCCGATCATCAAGGGTTCCGCGCTGAAGGCGGTGGAAGCCGAAGGCAATCCGGACGATCCGGCCTGCGCCTGCATCCTCGAACTGATGGAAGCGGTCGACAGCTATATTCCGGAGCCGAAACGCGATATCGATCTGCCGTTCCTGATGCCGATCGAAGACGTGTTCTCGATCGAAGGCCGCGGTACCGTGGTGACCGGCCGTGTCGAACGCGGTGTGATCAAGGTCAACGACGAAGTTGAAATTATCGGAATCCGGCCGACGACCAAAACGACGGTTACCGGTATTGAAATGTTCCGCAAACTGTTGGAAGAAGGCCGCGCCGGCGACAACATCGGCTGCCTGCTCCGCGGGACGAAGAAAACCGACGTGGAGCGCGGTCAGGTGCTGGCGAAGCCGGGCTCGATCACGCCGCACACCAAGTTCAAGGCGGAAATCTACGTGCTGTCGAAGGAAGAAGGCGGCCGTCATACCCCGTTCTTCAACAACTATCGTCCGCAGTTCTATTTCCGTACGACTGACGTGACTGGTATCATCACGCTGCCGGAAGGCACCGAGATGGTAATGCCGGGTGACAACACTTCGATCATCGTCGAATTGATCGCCCCGATCGCGATGGAAAAATCCCTGCGCTTCGCGATCCGCGAAGGCGGTCGCACCGTCGCTTCCGGCCGTGTGTCGGACATCATCGAGTAA
- the rpmG gene encoding 50S ribosomal protein L33 codes for MRELVILECTECKRRNYTTKKEKRNTPERLEKKKYCKFDKKHTVHRETR; via the coding sequence ATGAGAGAATTGGTCATTTTGGAGTGCACGGAATGCAAGCGTCGTAATTATACGACGAAAAAAGAAAAACGCAATACGCCGGAACGCCTGGAAAAGAAGAAGTATTGCAAATTTGACAAAAAGCATACCGTTCACAGAGAAACGCGTTGA
- the secE gene encoding preprotein translocase subunit SecE: MKTTVMGRVRHFLVETAGELTRCTWPSRSELMESTILVIFVTIVLAAFVAAVDAIFRYFMHLITG; this comes from the coding sequence ATGAAAACAACCGTGATGGGGCGGGTGCGTCATTTTTTGGTGGAAACTGCCGGCGAATTAACCCGCTGCACTTGGCCGAGCAGAAGCGAATTGATGGAATCGACCATTCTGGTCATCTTTGTCACCATCGTGCTTGCTGCGTTTGTCGCTGCGGTTGATGCGATTTTTCGTTATTTCATGCATTTGATAACCGGCTAG